The genomic region aaaaaccataATTAGGCCCCTTTAAGTCACAAATTCTGACAAAAGAAACATAACTTTCTCTATTTGTTTCCACAGCATGTTTGTATTGACATTTAttaacataaagacaaaaattTAGgccagttttttttctctgtaatgtTTTTCAGTCCATGCCTTGCAGGGCTGACCATGTGCATTTACAAGCCAAGGTTTTGAGTTGTCGGGGACACTCAGTGCTTTCCCATTTTCATACCTAATACTGTTATTTCTACACCTGTGAACATGGCATCAGCGGCAGCCCATTTACTCTCTGGGGctataaatgttatataacaGATCTATACTGTGATAAACGAGGGGAAAGAAATACTGTTAGCAAAGAAGAGGTGAAACATCAATTTCCACCTGAAAATCCAAGTAAATGTGACCTTGAGCCTAATTCAAGAAACATATCTAGAtcagtttcagtttgtgtgAGACCACACCTCAGTTTTGGGGTCCAtcagtttctttgttttttgttgctttgtcaTCTAACTTATTGTCCTCTGTGGATTGTGTGTTAGTCTCCACACAAACCTCTTTTCTTAGGTCCTCTTCAGCCTTCAGCCCCTGCATCTCTATCGCTCCTTCCTCACTTAAAGGAGGAGTGAACTCAACAGTGATGTCTGTCGTGGGTGTGAGCTGTTGCCTCTCCTGGGTATTATTTATGGAGCTGAGTCCGCCATCAAGCAGCTGCTCCTTTCTGTCaccctgccctccctcctccaatTCTGTTGTGACTCTCACCCAGACTTTGGGAGCACGAGGTTTTTTTGGAGGCTGGTCCTCAGCGGCATTGGACGCTTCTTGAAGTTCTAAATCCTTTTTCTTGACAGGTTTCgttttctgtttctctggtTTCCGAAACTGTCGTCTGAGGAGGACGATGACGGCAATGATGAAGAAGTACGAAGAACCGCTTAGACAAGTGATCAGACCCAGGAAGATCGTCCTGAAAATAATGACAGAAGATGGAAAAAACAAAGGATAATAAAGGGAAGAAATGTTTATTGCATCAATGTTGAAGAAACTCTCAACCATTTGTAAATTCATCACATTCTATATCCATATTTGGCGTACCTGTACATATCAGAGTCATAAAGGCGACATGCTCCCCTGCCCCCACACTTTTTGACTGACCACTTCAGGCAAGTGGAATCAATCAGGGCCCCGAAATACACAGGTGCCGGAAGTCCACCTACGGACAAGGTAACGCCCAAATATGCAGTTACACTACGGCAAATGAGAGAAATATTCTATTCTTTGATCAAATTTCAGATATTATTTTGACTGCCACACACAAAACTAATGCTAAATATACACTcaaactacaaaaaaatgtagtttctcagaaaatgtacaaaaagatTCCAAGCAAATACAATAAAGTCTCAATTTAAAAGTAAGAAATTATTTAAACAATAGAAGAAATCTTACCCAGAGTCCTAGTTACCAAGGTCTGGATACCCAGCGCAAGGGATTTGAGCTCTGGGGAGATGCATCTGTAATAACAAAACAACCCCAGGTCACTTTTATGAATGCTTCCATAGAACGTTTTTACaccaatatatattttgataatttgGGTCATTTCCTTTCTTGCTGAAAGTGACAtgagaatactttatttatcccttgggaaattgggttttgtgacagtttctcaatttaagaatgaaataaagaaaaacgaTAATGAAATATATGACATGATAATTCCAATAAAAGATagatcaaatgaaatacaagaAAACTGTGTATATTTACACAATCATAAGAAGTTCaatgggccctattatgctcatttacatgtctccatgctttaatgttcagaaagctctttatgtttctcatactgcctgtgccgcagcacctcttttcaccctctgtctgaaaccagagcccagtctgctctgagtggttagctggccggctctgttgtgatgtgaACAAATGAGTCTAATGCAAATGAATCtaaggcgtttcaggcagaggggaagtgtgtggaagagaaactccctctggagggaaatttgggattttagcctttgcagaccatttacatgcaccgaaaatatatttaaacacacatatgtAAAAATATGCACATAGTACTACAATATATAACGTGTTtattacaacacatttctgtatTGGCATTAGCAAGAGATTAATTCTGAATTGCAGTTTAACACGGTTTGGCTGCTGACGTTGATACCACCCTCATGTCTGTATGAAAAATATGAAGCTATAATTAGCAGGCTTACGTAGACTCAAATCATAAAAATGATCTACAGTAGCACTCATTCTCCCTTTTATTATGATTCCCTGCTTGGAAATGGGTGCACAGACCGTATGATGACCATGTAGCCAGGCGTGGCTCCCAGAGAATTGATGAAGGAGCTGAGGACAGACACAGCCATGTAGGACGTGAAACTCCGGCTGCAGTCTTTAGCGTGAGGACACTGACCCAGCCGCACCGACGTGCTGCTGCCTGCTGGGAAGGAGGCGGACACACAGCTGCAGTTGTGAAAGACCTGGGGAAGAGAGAAACTGAGATGTAGTGGGATGTATTACTGtcaaataagtaaaataaaggtAGGAATTGAGAAAGGTATATTGTAAGTGCTTtgataaagtaaatatttcacaGAGATAGTGGGGAGATGAGGAAATGGGAGAGATCTTGATGTGGATGCTGAGGAGTGTTTCAGAGTCCTGGGAGCAGACAGTAATACTGCATGATAGGGGAATTATTTGCAAACTTTAAACAAAGAGCATTTCTGTGTGCATCCCTACTGTGTTCTTGCCGTGTCCACTGGAGCCGATGCAGCCTGCCATACACGGAGAGATGTAGGTGATGCCGCTGTCTGAACACACAGGGTCCCACTCCTCTGCTGAACAGGAACAGTCTCTGTTACACTCTGAGAAGAGCATGTTTCTGTCAGAAGATATACCCTGCGTCCTGCAGGGCAAAGAGggtttatattttctataaGCTGCAGCATGTAGAAGTAGTTCCTACGGAGTACATTCATTTGGTTTGTGATCGTCTTTATAGACCCTCAGCACTGACCCATTGTATGAGATGGTGAGCCCAGCCATGGGGATGTTGTCACACTTGGTGCcaaactgcagcagcaggaggaggtaGGCCAGGAAGGAGGTAGCAAAGGAGAGCTGAGCTCCTGACACCAGGCTCAGTTTATACCGCTTCATCAGCAGCCCTCCCAGGAAGATCCCTAAAGCCACCGCCGGCAGGTTCAACACACCTAAAAGAAAGACACACTCATTATTCTACTCAATAGAGTTTTTTTGCAAGTTTGGTTCAAGTTGGTTCAACTTTATGATCCACTTCTGAGTTAAGTAAGCTTTTCAACAGACCAGAGTCATGTCATGATGTCACT from Eleginops maclovinus isolate JMC-PN-2008 ecotype Puerto Natales chromosome 17, JC_Emac_rtc_rv5, whole genome shotgun sequence harbors:
- the LOC134878867 gene encoding solute carrier organic anion transporter family member 1C1-like isoform X1; translated protein: MEEAGEDLGQMASQQALCDADQKTRKHPGISTLKWFIVALSFASFSKALTGTYMKSSITQIERRFDLSSTHVGLIDGSFEMGNLLFLAVVSYFGAKLHRPKLIAVGCFLMAVGAFLTGLTHFFMGRYTYDTAIQVFHNDSVRIAACADPLTTELPEILNSEEDDKACVRESGSHMWIYVFLGNALRGIGETPVTPLGISYIDDFAKAENSPFYIACLQTITLLGPMFGFLLGSYCAKLYVDIGYVDMESVTITPKDARWVGAWWLGFMVSSGLLLISSIPFWFLPRTLPKQEGDEGKLTSSRETIDVTEVASNNIPTLKLTDIAKGFLPSMKRLLGTPAYFLLLCGSILKFNSFIGLFTFKAKYMEQQFGQSASRANFLIGVLNLPAVALGIFLGGLLMKRYKLSLVSGAQLSFATSFLAYLLLLLQFGTKCDNIPMAGLTISYNGTQGISSDRNMLFSECNRDCSCSAEEWDPVCSDSGITYISPCMAGCIGSSGHGKNTVFHNCSCVSASFPAGSSTSVRLGQCPHAKDCSRSFTSYMAVSVLSSFINSLGATPGYMVIIRCISPELKSLALGIQTLVTRTLGGLPAPVYFGALIDSTCLKWSVKKCGGRGACRLYDSDMYRTIFLGLITCLSGSSYFFIIAVIVLLRRQFRKPEKQKTKPVKKKDLELQEASNAAEDQPPKKPRAPKVWVRVTTELEEGGQGDRKEQLLDGGLSSINNTQERQQLTPTTDITVEFTPPLSEEGAIEMQGLKAEEDLRKEVCVETNTQSTEDNKLDDKATKNKETDGPQN
- the LOC134878867 gene encoding solute carrier organic anion transporter family member 1C1-like isoform X2, yielding MEEAGEDLGQMASQQALCDADQKTRKHPGISTLKALTGTYMKSSITQIERRFDLSSTHVGLIDGSFEMGNLLFLAVVSYFGAKLHRPKLIAVGCFLMAVGAFLTGLTHFFMGRYTYDTAIQVFHNDSVRIAACADPLTTELPEILNSEEDDKACVRESGSHMWIYVFLGNALRGIGETPVTPLGISYIDDFAKAENSPFYIACLQTITLLGPMFGFLLGSYCAKLYVDIGYVDMESVTITPKDARWVGAWWLGFMVSSGLLLISSIPFWFLPRTLPKQEGDEGKLTSSRETIDVTEVASNNIPTLKLTDIAKGFLPSMKRLLGTPAYFLLLCGSILKFNSFIGLFTFKAKYMEQQFGQSASRANFLIGVLNLPAVALGIFLGGLLMKRYKLSLVSGAQLSFATSFLAYLLLLLQFGTKCDNIPMAGLTISYNGTQGISSDRNMLFSECNRDCSCSAEEWDPVCSDSGITYISPCMAGCIGSSGHGKNTVFHNCSCVSASFPAGSSTSVRLGQCPHAKDCSRSFTSYMAVSVLSSFINSLGATPGYMVIIRCISPELKSLALGIQTLVTRTLGGLPAPVYFGALIDSTCLKWSVKKCGGRGACRLYDSDMYRTIFLGLITCLSGSSYFFIIAVIVLLRRQFRKPEKQKTKPVKKKDLELQEASNAAEDQPPKKPRAPKVWVRVTTELEEGGQGDRKEQLLDGGLSSINNTQERQQLTPTTDITVEFTPPLSEEGAIEMQGLKAEEDLRKEVCVETNTQSTEDNKLDDKATKNKETDGPQN